The following is a genomic window from Geobacillus subterraneus.
CTTTGGCATCGTCGTCATTCATGCGCTTCGTGACCGCGGGGTGGACCGGCCGGCGTTGCAGGCAAAAGCGACGATGCAAGCCGGGTTGATCGCGGATTGGGTCTCGCGCTCGTTTATGGCGGCATTGCCATCATTGGCTCTAGAATGGCGGGTGCCGGTTCCTTTGCCAACGGAGCCGAGCTATTGTCATACGTGTCATCGCTGCTGTTTGGCAGCGGAGGGAAGTTGCTGTTGGGCGTGATCGTGGCGCTTGCCTGCTTTAACAACGGCGGTTGGTCTAGTCGCTGCTTGTGCGCAATACTTTCAAGAGCTCACCCCGACTGTTTCGTACCGAACGTATGTCATTGTATTAACCTTATTTAGCTTTTTGATGTCAAACCTCGGCTTAAATGCGTTGATCGCTGTTTCCGTTCCAGTGTTGACGATGCTGTATCCATTGGCGATCGTGCTCGTCGCCCTGTCGTTTTTTCCGCCGCTTTTACCGTGGTTCGGCGAAAGTGTACGGGATGGCGTTGCTCTTTACCGGCATGTTCAGCCTGTATGACGGTTTGAAAACGATCGGGCTGGAGACGGCATGGT
Proteins encoded in this region:
- a CDS encoding branched-chain amino acid transport system II carrier protein, coding for MPALTTAVGLVAACAQYFQELTPTVSYRTYVIVLTLFSFLMSNLGLNALIAVSVPVLTMLYPLAIVLVALSFFPPLLPWFGESVRDGVALYRHVQPV